The window AAATAAAATAGATATGAGTAAAAAGGTATTTTCAGTAGGAGTAAGAGTAGAGCATAAGCAAAAAATGATAAATGAAGTTCAATATGGTAAATATGCAGATTTATTACCACCAGCAGAATATAAGTTGAATGTAAGATTATCAAATGGAAGAGGAGCATATACATTTTGTATGTGTCCAGGTGGAGTGGTTGTACCCTCATCTAGTGAAAAAAATAGATTAGT is drawn from Streptobacillus ratti and contains these coding sequences:
- a CDS encoding FAD-dependent protein, whose amino-acid sequence is NKIDMSKKVFSVGVRVEHKQKMINEVQYGKYADLLPPAEYKLNVRLSNGRGAYTFCMCPGGVVVPSSSEKNRLV